A DNA window from Mastomys coucha isolate ucsf_1 unplaced genomic scaffold, UCSF_Mcou_1 pScaffold21, whole genome shotgun sequence contains the following coding sequences:
- the LOC116103180 gene encoding olfactory receptor 13A1-like — protein MMMLSPNQTGVTEFILEGFSEHASLRLLLTGCFLTLYMMALMGNIVIIALVTSNTGLHSPMYFFLCNLATMDIVCTSSVLPKALIGLVSEENTISFKGCMAQLFFLLWSLSSELLLLTVMAYDRYVAICFPLHYSSRMSPQLCGTLAVGVWSICALNASVHTGLMTRLSFCGPKVITHFFCEIPPLLLLSCSPTYINSIMTLVADAFYGCINFVLTLLSYGCIIASILRMRSAEGKRKAFSTCSSHLIVVSVYYSSVFCAYVSPASSYSPERSKVTSVLYSILSPTLNPLIYTLRNKDVKLALGRLLPSFPK, from the coding sequence ATGATGATGTTGAGCCCCAACCAGACAGGAGTGACAGAGTTTATACTGGAAGGGTTTTCAGAACATGCTAGTCTAAGACTTCTCCTGACAGGCTGCTTCCTGACCCTCTACATGATGGCTCTAATGGGCAACATTGTGATCATTGCTTTGGTCACCTCCAACACTGGGCTCCACAGTCCCATGTACTTTTTCCTGTGCAACCTGGCCACCATGGACATTGTGTGCACCTCCTCTGTGCTTCCTAAGGCCCTGATTGGCCTAGTGTCTGAGGAAAACACCATCTCCTTCAAGGGGTGCATGGCCcagctcttcttccttctgtggtCCTTGTCttcagagctgctgctgctcacaGTCATGGCCTATGACCGTTACGTGGCCATCTGCTTTCCCCTGCACTACAGTTCTAGGATGAGCCCACAGCTGTGTGGGACTCTGGCTGTGGGTGTATGGTCCATCTGTGCTCTGAATGCATCTGTGCACACTGGTCTGATGACACGGCTGTCATTCTGTGGCCCAAAGGTCATCACCCACTTCTTCTGTGAGATCCCcccactcctccttctctcctgtaGCCCCACATACATAAACAGCATTATGACTCTTGTAGCAGATGCCTTTTATGGATGCATCAACTTTGTGCTAACCCTGTTATCCTATGGCTGCATCATTGCCAGCATCCTGCGCATGCGTTCTGCTGAGGGCAAGAGGAAGGCCTTTTCTACTTGTTCATCCCACCTCATCGTGGTCTCTGTGTACTACTCATCTGTGTTCTGTGCCTATGTCAGTCCTGCTTCCAGCTACAGCCCAGAAAGAAGCAAAGTTACCTCAGTGTTGTACTCAATCCTCAGCCCAACCCTCAACCCCCTCATCTACACACTGAGGAACAAGGATGTCAAGCTTGCACTGGGAAGACTCTTGCCCTCTTTCCCCAAGTAG